In a genomic window of [Empedobacter] haloabium:
- a CDS encoding peptidase: MTYCVGMRLEEGLVFLADSRTNAGVDQIGTFRKLSVFENPGDRVMVMMTAGNLSISQSIRELIGDFKSANGYTIWTAPNLYEAARAVGEALRTVHEREAQALTRFGIDFNQAIIFGGQVAGERCRLFQIYSAGNFIESHAESTYFQIGESKYGKPILDRVVTRVTPLDEAAKCALISMDSTLRSNISVGLPLDMLVYENNSLAVTRFVTIDEKNQYFQMLRSTWGEQLKRIFEGIEAPHWQAMPHNAHQPVRMPLPLSTTPNAPSAPLQSVAQQMANNQQ, translated from the coding sequence ATGACTTACTGTGTTGGCATGCGCCTCGAGGAGGGGCTGGTCTTCCTGGCCGATTCCCGCACCAATGCCGGGGTCGACCAGATCGGCACGTTCCGCAAGCTGAGTGTGTTCGAGAATCCGGGCGACCGGGTCATGGTGATGATGACGGCCGGGAACCTGTCGATTTCGCAATCGATCCGCGAACTGATCGGCGATTTCAAGAGCGCCAACGGCTACACAATCTGGACGGCGCCGAACCTGTACGAGGCGGCCCGCGCGGTGGGCGAGGCCCTGCGCACGGTGCACGAGCGCGAGGCGCAGGCGCTGACCCGCTTTGGCATCGACTTCAACCAGGCGATCATCTTCGGCGGCCAGGTCGCCGGCGAGCGCTGCCGCCTGTTCCAGATCTACTCGGCCGGCAATTTCATCGAATCGCACGCGGAAAGCACCTATTTCCAGATCGGCGAGTCGAAGTACGGCAAACCGATCCTGGACCGCGTCGTCACCCGCGTCACGCCGCTCGACGAAGCGGCCAAGTGCGCGCTGATCTCGATGGACTCGACCCTGCGCTCGAACATCTCGGTGGGGCTGCCGCTGGACATGCTGGTGTACGAAAACAACAGCCTGGCCGTCACCCGCTTCGTCACGATCGACGAGAAAAACCAGTATTTCCAGATGCTGCGCAGCACCTGGGGCGAGCAGCTGAAGCGCATCTTCGAGGGCATCGAGGCGCCGCACTGGCAGGCCATGCCGCACAACGCGCACCAGCCGGTGCGCATGCCGCTGCCGCTGTCGACCACCCCGAACGCCCCTTCGGCGCCGCTGCAGTCGGTGGCGCAGCAGATGGCCAACAATCAGCAATAA
- a CDS encoding transglutaminase family protein, translating to MQLSIRHETLYHYTASQAYTIQQLHLTPRAEPQQHVLQWQLDAPGSLHAHTDAYGNLTHMLTLDKPHDALAIVAEGVVETTTPPQGRVSGNDTLSPLVYTVATRLTAPDDGIRAVAAAFLPRPRAGTRELMALAAHLHGAVAYRRGATEVSTPAAAALAQGAGVCQDHAHIFLACCHAAGIPARYVSGYIDPGNSDHAASHAWVDAWAHDDDYTGWVSIDVTHAGLMTDRYCRIAIGRDYDAAAPVRGMRAGGGDESLKVEVQIVPQ from the coding sequence ATGCAACTGTCGATTCGCCATGAAACGCTGTACCACTACACGGCCAGCCAGGCCTACACGATCCAGCAGCTGCACCTGACGCCGCGCGCCGAGCCGCAGCAGCACGTGCTGCAATGGCAGCTGGACGCGCCCGGCAGCCTGCACGCCCACACGGATGCCTACGGCAACCTGACCCATATGCTGACGCTGGACAAGCCGCACGACGCGCTGGCCATCGTGGCCGAAGGCGTCGTCGAGACGACGACGCCGCCGCAGGGACGGGTGAGCGGCAATGACACATTGTCGCCGCTCGTCTACACGGTAGCCACCCGGCTGACGGCGCCGGACGATGGCATCCGCGCCGTGGCCGCCGCCTTCCTGCCGCGGCCGCGCGCCGGCACGCGCGAGCTGATGGCGCTGGCCGCGCACCTCCATGGTGCGGTGGCATACCGGCGCGGTGCGACCGAGGTGAGCACGCCCGCCGCCGCCGCGCTGGCCCAGGGCGCCGGCGTGTGCCAGGACCACGCGCACATCTTCCTGGCCTGCTGCCATGCGGCCGGCATTCCGGCCCGCTACGTGTCCGGCTATATCGATCCGGGCAATAGCGACCATGCGGCCAGCCACGCCTGGGTCGACGCCTGGGCCCATGACGACGACTACACCGGCTGGGTCAGCATCGATGTCACCCATGCGGGCCTGATGACGGATCGTTATTGTCGGATCGCCATCGGGCGCGACTACGATGCCGCCGCGCCGGTGCGCGGCATGCGCGCCGGTGGCGGCGACGAATCGCTGAAGGTCGAGGTCCAGATAGTTCCGCAGTGA
- a CDS encoding HAMP domain-containing sensor histidine kinase, with protein MSSSIRRALFAVLAGFTVLLCLCYTALLLVVSYVTEDMLVDRLLEREAAALRAHHARHAELRAPGLDLVRLHASAATLPAPVRAVVAAGRERGEIFVPGGAHYHLRAVRVTPAAQPVWLLADVGPVLVVSRLFREVGGVLLLVALGLVALALGLAWWLARRLVAPLQRLAHEVRTLPAQGRFDFAARSRRDEIGYLADKLGTALAGLHAALAREQAFTRDVSHELRTPLTVLKNALATAPDAAAARAQVDDMAATIDVLFALARAETLPPGPFDLRGCIEEVLLRQPGVADWDEARLVLDLPERLPVSGNRQLAMLLMENCVGNALFHGGPGCRLAVSFTDGVLAIDNSVESGRPAAVRGFLHGHDLLRRLAAAMGWSVRFEPGAGSYRVVIAPR; from the coding sequence ATGTCTAGTTCGATCCGGCGCGCCCTGTTCGCGGTCCTGGCCGGTTTTACCGTGCTGCTGTGCCTGTGCTACACGGCGCTGCTGCTGGTGGTGTCGTACGTGACGGAGGATATGCTGGTGGACCGCCTGCTCGAGCGCGAGGCGGCGGCCTTGAGGGCGCATCACGCGCGCCACGCCGAGCTGCGTGCGCCCGGACTCGACCTGGTGCGGCTGCACGCCAGCGCCGCCACGCTGCCCGCGCCGGTGCGGGCGGTGGTCGCGGCGGGGCGCGAGCGCGGCGAGATCTTCGTACCGGGCGGCGCCCACTACCACCTGCGCGCGGTGCGCGTGACGCCGGCGGCGCAGCCGGTCTGGCTGCTGGCCGACGTCGGCCCGGTCCTGGTCGTATCGCGCCTGTTCCGGGAAGTCGGCGGCGTCCTGCTGCTGGTGGCGCTGGGGCTGGTCGCGCTGGCGCTGGGCCTGGCCTGGTGGCTGGCGCGCCGGCTGGTCGCGCCGCTGCAGCGGCTGGCCCATGAAGTGCGCACGTTGCCCGCGCAAGGGCGGTTCGACTTCGCGGCCCGGTCCCGGCGCGACGAGATCGGCTACCTGGCGGACAAGCTGGGAACGGCGCTGGCCGGGCTGCACGCGGCGCTGGCCCGCGAGCAGGCCTTTACACGCGATGTCAGCCACGAGCTGCGCACACCGCTGACGGTGTTGAAGAACGCGCTCGCCACGGCGCCGGATGCCGCCGCCGCGCGGGCGCAGGTGGACGACATGGCCGCCACCATCGACGTGCTGTTCGCCCTGGCACGCGCGGAAACGCTGCCGCCCGGGCCGTTCGACCTGCGCGGTTGCATCGAGGAAGTGCTGCTGCGCCAGCCCGGCGTGGCCGACTGGGACGAGGCGCGCCTGGTGCTCGACCTGCCCGAGCGGCTGCCGGTCAGCGGCAATCGCCAGCTCGCCATGCTGCTGATGGAGAACTGCGTCGGCAACGCGCTGTTCCACGGCGGGCCCGGCTGCCGCCTGGCCGTGTCGTTCACGGATGGCGTCCTGGCCATCGACAACTCGGTGGAGTCGGGCCGGCCCGCCGCCGTGCGTGGCTTCCTGCACGGCCACGATCTGCTGCGGCGGCTGGCGGCGGCCATGGGCTGGTCGGTGCGCTTCGAGCCGGGCGCGGGCAGCTACCGCGTCGTCATCGCGCCACGCTGA
- a CDS encoding PHB depolymerase family esterase, which translates to MKRLFALLLFAGTALPALSQVASLVHKEEKRRFLVYTPPAYASQPTASFPVVFNFHGGGMTMAEQMLYTGMNRAADRHGFIVVYPAGIKQDWNVGFGMSYTEGVDDIGFVQALLARLKGEYRIDPQRVYATGLSRGGFFAQRIAAELPHLFAAVASVGAPLPEPVRQHHGGAGKVGVLLIHGSADQVVAYDGKATGYLSAPATYDYWRQRNGIAGTGSSRVIDTNAADGTSVTWQETEEGAYRVALATVRDGGHTWPGADPFNVGLPIGKTTADIDGNEVIWRFLARHRR; encoded by the coding sequence ATGAAACGACTGTTTGCACTGCTGCTGTTCGCCGGTACGGCGTTGCCCGCGCTGTCCCAGGTGGCTTCCCTCGTGCACAAGGAAGAAAAGCGGCGCTTCCTCGTCTATACCCCGCCGGCCTACGCCAGCCAGCCGACGGCCAGCTTTCCCGTCGTGTTCAACTTCCACGGCGGCGGCATGACGATGGCGGAGCAGATGCTGTACACGGGCATGAACCGCGCCGCCGACCGGCACGGCTTCATCGTCGTCTACCCGGCCGGCATCAAGCAGGACTGGAACGTCGGCTTCGGCATGTCCTATACCGAAGGAGTGGACGACATCGGCTTCGTGCAGGCGCTGCTGGCCAGGCTGAAGGGCGAGTACCGCATCGATCCCCAGCGGGTGTACGCGACCGGCCTGTCGCGCGGCGGCTTTTTCGCCCAGCGCATCGCGGCCGAGCTGCCGCACCTGTTCGCGGCGGTGGCATCGGTGGGCGCGCCGCTGCCCGAACCGGTGCGGCAGCACCACGGCGGCGCCGGCAAGGTGGGTGTGCTGCTGATCCACGGCAGCGCCGACCAGGTGGTGGCCTACGACGGCAAGGCCACCGGCTACCTGTCGGCGCCGGCCACGTACGACTACTGGCGCCAGCGCAACGGCATTGCCGGCACTGGCAGCAGCCGCGTCATCGACACCAATGCTGCGGACGGCACCAGCGTGACCTGGCAGGAAACGGAAGAAGGCGCGTACCGCGTGGCGCTGGCCACGGTGCGCGACGGCGGCCACACCTGGCCGGGCGCCGACCCGTTCAACGTCGGCCTGCCGATCGGCAAGACCACGGCGGACATCGACGGCAACGAGGTCATCTGGCGCTTCCTGGCGCGGCACCGGCGCTAG
- a CDS encoding response regulator transcription factor: MGRAALAILVVEDHATIARQVVDFLDGLGWQTDHAATGALAIDLATREPCGAQYDVIVLDLNLPDMDGLDVCRAIKQRAPRNVPVLMLTARDAFEDKARGFHGGADDYLTKPFDLRELALRCEALARRGRLHVSQVLEVGPLTLLAAERRALCHGQPLALTHSGYRILSLLAEAHPRPVSRAALSHALWGAQPPDSDALKSHVYALRQALEAAGGAATIVTIPQLGYRLALADV, translated from the coding sequence ATGGGGCGCGCCGCGCTGGCCATCCTCGTCGTCGAGGACCATGCGACCATCGCGCGCCAGGTGGTGGATTTTCTCGACGGCCTGGGCTGGCAGACCGACCATGCCGCGACCGGCGCCCTGGCCATCGACCTGGCCACGCGCGAGCCCTGCGGCGCGCAGTACGACGTCATTGTGCTGGACCTGAATCTCCCCGACATGGACGGTCTCGACGTCTGCCGCGCGATCAAGCAGCGCGCCCCGCGCAACGTGCCCGTGCTGATGCTGACGGCGCGCGACGCCTTCGAGGACAAGGCGCGCGGCTTCCACGGCGGCGCCGACGACTACCTGACCAAACCGTTCGACCTGCGCGAACTGGCCCTGCGCTGCGAGGCGCTGGCGCGGCGCGGCCGGCTGCACGTCAGCCAGGTGCTCGAGGTGGGCCCGCTGACCCTGCTGGCGGCGGAGCGGCGCGCGCTGTGCCATGGCCAGCCGCTGGCCCTGACCCACAGCGGCTATCGCATCCTGTCCCTGCTGGCCGAGGCGCATCCGCGCCCCGTGTCGCGCGCGGCGCTGAGCCACGCGCTGTGGGGCGCGCAGCCGCCCGACAGCGACGCCCTGAAATCCCATGTGTACGCGCTGCGCCAGGCACTGGAAGCGGCCGGCGGCGCCGCCACCATCGTCACCATCCCCCAGCTGGGCTACCGCCTGGCGCTGGCCGATGTCTAG